GCAGGCCCGATGCCCGCCAGCTCCACCACTCGCACGCCCGCCAACGGACCGCCGTTGCCTTCTGCCGTCACGCCTGCACCTCTCCGCCGGCGGCTGCCCGCCACGCACGACACCGTGTCGCGACGCAATTAGTGTTACATCGTTGGTGTCACAGCGGTCAAGGAGTAAGCTCCTCGACCATGCTCCGAACCGCGGACGAAGAGCTCACCATCGACGAATTGGCCGCCCGCGCCGGCGTCACCGTGCGCACCGTTCGCTTCTACGCGTCCCGAGGCCTGCTCCCCCCGCCGCGGCTGCGCGGCCGGCTCGGCCTCTACGGCGGCGACCACCTCGCGCGGCTCGACCTCATCCGAGAACTGCAAGCGCTCGGGTTCACCCTCTCCGCCATCGAGCGCCACCTCGAGCGAATCCCCGACGACGCCACCCCCGAAGACCTCGCCCTGCAACGCGCCCTGCTCGCGCCGTGGACCAGCGACCAGAGCGAGGACCTCACCCGGCACGAGCTCAGCCAGCGCGCCGGCCGCCAGCTCGACGACGAACTGGTCCAGCAGCTCGTCGCCCTCGGCATCCTGCACGGCCTCGACGACGAACTCACCAGGGTGCGGCTGCCCAACACCGCGATGCTCGGCGTCGGCCTGCAGATACTCGACCTGGGACTGCCCCTCGAAATGCTGTTGCAGGCCAAGGGGATCGTCGAGCAGCACACCACGCAGATCGCCGTCGAGCTGCGCGAACTGTTCGCCGCCAACGTGCTGCGCCCCTACGTCGAACGCGGCCGCCCCGACGACGAGCGGGAACACGTCCGCGTCGCCACCGACCAGCTCCGGCCGCTGACCATCCAAGTGCTCGTCAACGGATTCCAGAACGCCGTCAACGACGTCATCCGCGACCACGTCTGACCCCTCCGCGAGGAAGGGAACCTTTCTGTCACCGGCGTGAGCACGGGAACCTTTCTGCCACGGTCGACCGCGGCGGCTCACGCGCCGAAGCGAGCAAGGGAACCTTTCTGCCACCAGTGCGAGCAAGGGGACTTTTCTGTCACCGGTTCGAACAAGGGAACCTTTCTGTCACCGGCGCGAGGAAGGGAACCTTCCTGTCACGGTCGTGAGATCCATCCGGACGTGACGGGCGCGCGGCGCGCGGCATCTCCGGACGTCGCGACGCCGTCGTCACCCGAAGCGAGTGCGGCAGGACCCGAACGAGCGAAGCGGCTCCCCTGACAGCCGAACGCGGCCGCCGGATCACGAACCCAGGGCGAACCGGGGACGAGCGCACCGCACCCGTCCGCCTACTGGCCAAGTCGGCCCTTCGTGCGGTTTCATCGGCGAGGTCACCGTGACTCATGTCACGAAGGTGGCCGCCTCGTGAGTGGAGGAGCCACATGAGCACACCCGCGGAGACTGCGGTGCAGGCACCGACCGCGACCATTCCGCACCTGTTCCGCCGCAACGCCGTCGAGCACCGCGACCACCCGGCGCTGACCGCCGACGGTCGCACCTGGACCTGGCACGAAGCCGCCGAAGCCGTGCACGACCTCGCAGCCGGGTTCGCCGAACTCGGCCTGCAAGCCGGCCAGACCGTGGTGCTGATGATGTCCAACAGCGCCGAGCAGTGGCTGGCCGACGTGGCCGTCACCCACCTCGGAGCGGTGCCGATCGCGGTGCACCCCGCGCTGAACTCCGGGGAAGTGCGCGACGTCACCAAGCACAGCCGCGCGCACATCGCCGTGCTGAGCAACGCCCACCACGTGCGGCGCTGGTCGGCGGCGCTGCGCGAACCGGACTCGCTCAGCCACGTCATCGTCGTCGACCACGACGCGATCCCCGAGGAGGACGACCGCTTCCTCACCTGGCGGACCTTGCGCGACCGCGGCGCGCACCACCTGCGCCGCGATCCGTCGATCGTGGACCGGCACGCCGCGAACGTCACCCCCGACGCCGCGGCCACGGTGCTCTACTCCCCCGACGCGATCGGCGTGCAGCGCGCCGTCGTGCTCACCCACCGCAACGTGCTCGCCGCCGCCTCCGCCCGGCAGCGGGTCACCTGCGTTCCGCCGCACACCAGCACCCTCTGCTACCTGCCGATGGCGCACATCTCCGAACGCGCGGGCAACCTCTACAGCGCGATCCACGACGTCACCCACGTCCACTTCTGCAACGGCATCACGCAGGCCATCCGGCAACTGCCCGCGGTGCGCCCGCACACCTTCTTCGGGGTGCCGAGGATGTGGGAGAAGCTCGCCGCGATCGCTCGCGCGCTCCCCGCCGCGCACAACGCTGCGGAGAAGCAGGACGTCCTCAGCGGACTCGGGCTGGACGGCACCGCGTGGGGCGCCAGCGGGGCCGCCCCGATCGGCCGCGACGTCCTCGACCTGTTCGCCGGGCTCGGCTTCCACATCTTCGAGACCTGGGGATCGACGGAGACGAGCGGCTGGGCAGCCACCAACCGGCCCGGCGCCGTCCGCTTCGGCACCGTCGGCAAGTCGCTGCCCGACGTCGAGATCCGCACCGACGAGGACGGCGAAGTGCTGGTCCGCGGCCCCCTCGTCTGCGCAGGGCACCTGCAGGAGGACGGCCTGATCCGGGTGGCCACCGACGCCGACGGCTGGCTGCGCACCGGGGACGTCGGCAGCGTCGAGGACGGCTACCTCACCGTCACCGACCGCAAGAGCGAGCTCATCGTCAGCTCCCACGGGGAGAGCGTCGCGCCCAGCGTCGTGGAGCACGCCTTGCGCGCGCATCCGCTGATCGGCCACGCGCTGGCCTTCGGCGAAGGGCGACCGCACGTCGTCGCGCTGCTCGTGCTCGACGAGGACGCCGCGCCCGAGTGGGCCCGCGCGCACGGGATCTCCGAGACCGGCCTGGCAGAGCTGGCCCGGCATCCCGACGTCGTGGCCGAAGTGGACCGCGCGGTGGAATCGGCCAACGCCGCGCTGGGCCAGTCCGGCCAGGTGCTCGCCCACCGCCTGCTCGACCGGCAGTGGGGCGCCGAGGGCGGCGAGCTCAGCCCGGCGCTGAAGTTGCGCCGCCGCGTCATCCACGACAAGTACGCCCACACCCTCGAAGCCCTCTACGACTGACCCACCGACTCCGCGAGCAAGGGAACCCTCCTGTCACCGGTGCGAGCAAGGGAACCTTCCTGTCACCGGTGCGAGCAAGGGAACCTTCCTGTCACCGGTGCGAGCAAGGGAACCTTCCTGTCACCGGTGCGAGCAAGGGAACCTTCCTGTCACCGGTGCGAGCAAGGGAACCTTCCTGTCACCGGTGCGAGCAAGGGAACCTTCCTGTCATCGGTCGCTGTGCGCCCCGGTGCGGCTTCCTCGTCGGGGCGCTCATCAACCCAGGCACAACACTCACTTTGGGGTGACTTGAAGCAACCAGAAAGCCCTGGATAGATCACCCGAGGGTCACCGCGATCCACGACCGAGAACCACGATCTGGTGATCTTCGGTCTCGGGTGCGGAAATCGTCGGGGCACTGCCGATAAATCTGTGCGGAACCTTCCCCAACCCCTTGGAGCGCACAGACATGTCCGGCACCCGGTTCGTTCGTGGCTTTCTGCTCGCGGCGATGGCCGCTCTCCTGCTCACCCCGGCGATGGCGAACGCCACCGCGACGACGAGCCACCTGACGCTCACGATCGCGAGCAAGAACCGCGCCGAGGAGCCGCGCACCGTGCAGCTGCGGTGCGAGCCGACGGGCGGCACGCACCCGAAGGCCGCCGAGGCCTGCAAGACCCTGCTCGCCGCGGGGGGCAACTTCGATCAGATCGGCCAGTCCCAGACCGGTGCGCAGTGCACGATGGTGCTCCGGCCGGTGATCGCCAGCGCGCACGGAACCTGGCAGGGCAAGCCGGTGCACTTCGACAAGGAATTCGGCAACAGCTGCCAGGCGACGTCGAACTTGGGCACCGTCTTCGACTTCTGAGGCTCGCCGCCGGACACCGGCTCTCGCACGGCGCGGGCGCCGGTGTCCGCGTGGAGCAGCGGGTGCGCGCACTCTGCAGCGGCTCGTTGCGCCGGTCGCACTACGGTGGCCGCATGGCTTCCGAGAACGACGACCCCGCTTGTAGGCGCTGGCCACATCGGCTCTACGGGGTAGGTGACGAACCCGATCCCCGGTTCACGCTCGCCAACGAACGAACGTTCCTGGCGTGGATCCGGACCGCGCTGGCCCTGATGGCCGCGGGAGTCGGCGTCGAGGCCCTGAACGCCGCGGCGGGCACCGGCTCGGATCCGCTGCGCACCTCGTTGGCGGTGCTCCTGCTGCTGGCGGGCGTCGTGTGCAGCGTGGCGGCGTTCGGCCGGTGGATGACCATGGAGCGGGCGCTGCGCACGAACTCCCCGCTGCCACCGCCGAAGCTGGCGCCGATCCTCGGGTTCGGCCTGGGCTTGATCGGGCTCGGCGCGCTCGCGCTGCTGCTGATCAGCGGGTTCTGAGGATGCCGGACGAACGGCGGGGTCCGTGGGATCCCGGTTTGCAGATCGAACGCACGACGCTCGCCTGGTTGCGCACCGGGCTGACGTTCGTCGTGGGCCTGATGGTGCTGCTGCGGTTGCTGGTGCACCGCAGCGCGGTGGCCGCCGCCGTGTGCGCCGCGGTGGCGATCCCGCTCGCGGTCGCGATCACCGTGCTGTCGTGGAGCAGGCATCGGCAGGCGGAGCGCAGGTTGCGCGCCGAGGACCCGTTGCCGGACGGCGCGCTGCACGCTTCGCTCACCGCGCTGGCGGTGCTGGCCGGGCTGATCGGAACGGTGTACGTGCTGCTGATGTGACCGTGCCGCGCCGGGGCCGTCGAGGCCCGGCGCGGCACGACCGGTTCACGTCGTCAGGCCACCGCGAGTTCGATCTCGACGTTGCCGCGGATGGCGTTCGAGTACGGGCACACCGAGTCGGCCTGCTCGGTCAGCTGCTGCGCCTGCTCGCGGTCGATGCCGGGCAGGCTCACCGACAGCGAGACGTTCAGGCCGTAACCGCCCGCACCGTTGCTGCCGATGCCGACCTGGGCGGTCACCGAGGAATCGGTGATGTCGGCCTTCGCCTTGCGCGCCACCAGCTGCAGCGCGCTGTGGAAGCACGCGGCGTAGCCGGCGGCGAACAGCTGCTCGGGGTTCGTGGAGTCCCCGCCGGGGCCACCCATCTCGCGCGGCACCGCGAGGTCCAGGTCGAGCACGCCGTCGGACGAGCGGGTGCGTCCGCCCCTGCCCTCGCCGGTCGCGGTCGCCTCGGCCGTGTACAGCGCTGCCATCTCAGTCTCCTTCTGTCGTGGTCCCGCGCAGGAGCTCGTCGGTGATGGGAACGCCCGCCGCCACCGCGGCCCGAGCCCGCTCCGCGGCCTCGTCCACGTTCGCCGTGAGCCGTTCGAGCGTCGAGCGCAGTTCGCGCACTTCGTCGAGTCCCATGCCGATCGCGGCGAGGACTCGATGCGGCACGACCGCCGCCCGTTCCCGGAGTTCGCGCCCCTCATCGGTCAGCCCGACCTCGACGGAACGCTCGTCCCGAGCGCTGCGCCGCCGCGCGACCAGGCCACCGGCTTCGAGCCGCTTCACCAACGGCGACAACGTCCCGGAATCGAGCCGGAGCGTCGCCCCGAGATCCTTGACCGCCAGCGAATCGCGTTCCCAGAGCACCAGCATCACGAGGTACTGCGGGTAGGTCAGCCCCAGCTCGTCGAGGAACGGCCGATACAGGTTGGTGAACGAGCGCGACGCGCTGTAGAGCGCGAAGCACACCTGCCGATCCAGCGACAGCACCGAGTCCGAACTCATCCCGCCTCCTGCACGAGATCGACACTAGCCCCAATTTGAGTTGCCCGCAACTGAGTTGTGCGCAACTCAATGCGAGGAAGGGAACCTTCCTGTCACCCGGTGCCGCCACGCTCCACCGACCCGGGCACGCGACGATCGGAATCGGCACCTCACCACACCGGCTCACCGCGACGAGCGCGGACGAGCAGACCGTGACAGGAAGGTTCCCTTCCTCACGTGGATGACAGGAAGGTTCCCTTGCTCGCCCTGCCCGCCCGGAGCGGGCCTGCGTTCGGGCA
This window of the Saccharopolyspora gloriosae genome carries:
- a CDS encoding MarR family winged helix-turn-helix transcriptional regulator, whose protein sequence is MSSDSVLSLDRQVCFALYSASRSFTNLYRPFLDELGLTYPQYLVMLVLWERDSLAVKDLGATLRLDSGTLSPLVKRLEAGGLVARRRSARDERSVEVGLTDEGRELRERAAVVPHRVLAAIGMGLDEVRELRSTLERLTANVDEAAERARAAVAAGVPITDELLRGTTTEGD
- a CDS encoding organic hydroperoxide resistance protein, whose protein sequence is MAALYTAEATATGEGRGGRTRSSDGVLDLDLAVPREMGGPGGDSTNPEQLFAAGYAACFHSALQLVARKAKADITDSSVTAQVGIGSNGAGGYGLNVSLSVSLPGIDREQAQQLTEQADSVCPYSNAIRGNVEIELAVA
- a CDS encoding MerR family transcriptional regulator, whose amino-acid sequence is MLRTADEELTIDELAARAGVTVRTVRFYASRGLLPPPRLRGRLGLYGGDHLARLDLIRELQALGFTLSAIERHLERIPDDATPEDLALQRALLAPWTSDQSEDLTRHELSQRAGRQLDDELVQQLVALGILHGLDDELTRVRLPNTAMLGVGLQILDLGLPLEMLLQAKGIVEQHTTQIAVELRELFAANVLRPYVERGRPDDEREHVRVATDQLRPLTIQVLVNGFQNAVNDVIRDHV
- a CDS encoding YidH family protein, translated to MASENDDPACRRWPHRLYGVGDEPDPRFTLANERTFLAWIRTALALMAAGVGVEALNAAAGTGSDPLRTSLAVLLLLAGVVCSVAAFGRWMTMERALRTNSPLPPPKLAPILGFGLGLIGLGALALLLISGF
- a CDS encoding DUF202 domain-containing protein → MQIERTTLAWLRTGLTFVVGLMVLLRLLVHRSAVAAAVCAAVAIPLAVAITVLSWSRHRQAERRLRAEDPLPDGALHASLTALAVLAGLIGTVYVLLM
- a CDS encoding AMP-dependent synthetase/ligase; this encodes MSTPAETAVQAPTATIPHLFRRNAVEHRDHPALTADGRTWTWHEAAEAVHDLAAGFAELGLQAGQTVVLMMSNSAEQWLADVAVTHLGAVPIAVHPALNSGEVRDVTKHSRAHIAVLSNAHHVRRWSAALREPDSLSHVIVVDHDAIPEEDDRFLTWRTLRDRGAHHLRRDPSIVDRHAANVTPDAAATVLYSPDAIGVQRAVVLTHRNVLAAASARQRVTCVPPHTSTLCYLPMAHISERAGNLYSAIHDVTHVHFCNGITQAIRQLPAVRPHTFFGVPRMWEKLAAIARALPAAHNAAEKQDVLSGLGLDGTAWGASGAAPIGRDVLDLFAGLGFHIFETWGSTETSGWAATNRPGAVRFGTVGKSLPDVEIRTDEDGEVLVRGPLVCAGHLQEDGLIRVATDADGWLRTGDVGSVEDGYLTVTDRKSELIVSSHGESVAPSVVEHALRAHPLIGHALAFGEGRPHVVALLVLDEDAAPEWARAHGISETGLAELARHPDVVAEVDRAVESANAALGQSGQVLAHRLLDRQWGAEGGELSPALKLRRRVIHDKYAHTLEALYD
- a CDS encoding SSI family serine proteinase inhibitor, which codes for MAALLLTPAMANATATTSHLTLTIASKNRAEEPRTVQLRCEPTGGTHPKAAEACKTLLAAGGNFDQIGQSQTGAQCTMVLRPVIASAHGTWQGKPVHFDKEFGNSCQATSNLGTVFDF